The DNA sequence aacagggggcaaacatTCAGGAGGCTCATGTGTTTAttgataccgccgctcatggacactaAAAGCCAGAGTGTTCGCGGCGGCGTTGCCGACattttaagaatatataaaattgaagaTTGCTTAAAAAATCTCAAATTATATCTGTTTTcagctatattttttttaattgcaccATTTCCTTTAATGGAATTGTCTTATACTTATAAAGAATGCATTGCAGAAATAATTCCACTTCCGGGCGATCTACACCAACCCTACCTACAGTGGGGTCAGTGGGTCGCTATGCAGCACAACAACCACCATCTTCAATGAATTGGGTGAGTGATACACTAGTTGTGTGCCAGGCACCCGTGATAAATCGGTCGTAGCTTGACATTGTAGTATTTCTAGAtaaaaggttatttttttttaaaattcatatataataataacccGTAGTGCCTGTGTCACTTGTTGTTTTGCTTACTGAAGGTCCCACAGTCGTCTTATTCGCACGCTTTCAtttcatattataagaaaaaaaattacattacgtAGTGGCAGAGGCGATACTGTATTAATAAACGaaatttgtaacaaaaattgTGACATTTTTTGCTcattgcatattttttttagactGTGTCTTACATTTACACCGGTTCTCAAgtgcgtagaacggaagagaagaaatGGCATGCAACTCTCAGTCACTCTTTTATTATGTGACCAATATAGTTgtgtggaaataaataaattattaacctaaaaaataaatttgaaatcgTTAAAATCGTTATTGTGTACTTAGATAAAGTATAgtttagaattattaaaatacatatattgaaTACATTTAACATAGGCTAAAgtctacttaataaaatttaacctaaaaataaaagccgCCTTTTTACCCGAATTAATTTGAGAACAACACTTGCAAAAATATTCTTCAAGATACAAATACGAATCGAAGGTACATGACGACATGATCAGTATAAGTGAACTTAAGGATTATCAATTACAATAGgaactaatttataaatagtattattaaatgtaaatgtaagaTACATACCAATCTTGATTCCCTACTGTTTTGCAGTGTTAAAGAAACCAcccatagtaaaatataagattaaaaaaattaggaaaagaatttaataaattgtactgACTCCGTAGGAGGTAGCTCGTAGGAAGCGTACAAATCCAAATCTagaaagtttatataaaacaataaatttcttttgttACAGGTAATACACGGAGGCGATAACAGGCGGTGAGGGTACAttctatatgttttattttcggaTTTGTTTTgcaacttttttattttttgttacaatttattcatataaaatatgtcacAATAGATACTAGAATAATCGGCTGTAACAAAGGAATCAGCTGTTGGAAAAAAACACAACTGCACCTTGCACGAATTGATTTAACCCTGCACACGGCTATGGATAGAAAGAAACTTATATGCAAATTATCGTAgacgttatttttttgtgacaCTACTGATTAATATCCAGAGAAGTTGTCCAGCTTCGggtttttatattcataattgTAATCAAGAAGAGTCcttaataataacagaatGCGAAATGAATTACAAACAAATGTCtcatttaatagaaaaaaaatcattttgtatGGTGCATTCATTACTTATGTCTAAAGTGACAAAGTCAAATAATAAGtagtcaatttaaaaaaaacactaaagttatttatttagaaaaatttagTTGGCTTAAAAGTTAAGAATCACAAAATATAGGTATCCAAAATGTTTAgtgatatttatattcatcAGAAGAACACATTTGCTTTGCTGGTCAAATTGCCGCGCAGTTTCTGAAAACGGGACAATTTTGCGTCCCCCAGTtcacgaaattttctcgaaatTTGAAATTGGGACAGTCCCGTTCAAAACGGAACGTCTGGTCACGTTAGTTATGTCACACAATGTGATGCCAATAGAGATCTGGAGGCCTACCATGAGCCCTTATTGCGAGCCTATTGACAACCAACAACTGTGATGCATCGCTTATTCGTACCATGTCGTCGTATAAAGCATCATCATTTCAAATGGGTTGTATAAAGACAGCTCGTGGTATAGGCACCCgggtttaattaattaaaagtactgCGCTACTGTAATATCGCTATTGGAACAGAGTAAGCGCCATGATCTGTGAAACATgagcattttatattttaaggatcATTCTtggtttgtaattaaattcaacGTTATTTacgaaatgttaaattttttagatatgtatgtaattttatcgAAACTTTCTCTGAATCTTAAGCTCCTAATAGTTTtagatttacaatttattttaattagaaaattcatGCTTACTATGATCTATGATCcatgtataatttttgttttatgatgCACATTATCTAGGAgtcgatatttttaattacgcgGTACGGGTTCGAATTAATTGCAATTCTACGAGAAAATGAAATTTCCAAGTGAGTGAGTGAATTATCAACAATATTTGAATGATAATAATAGAGCCCAAATAAAATACCCATTATGAACCGTAGTTTTCTATACACATAATATTTCGTTTGATATGTTTTTTCGTGTGAAGTGGAACTAGCCCCGATGCTTGCTTTAACTTTTTGTTGCCTTATTTACTGagtttaatatagtttaaaattcatttatatagtagtacatattaatattataatgaattctGTAATATTGatgttatgttaattaattgttacacATGCAAGctacttaaatatttgtagGTATAATACGGAGATTCCAGCCAGACCAAAGACCACAAGTGAATCGAAGGCTGATCAATCACTCGTTATTGATGAACTAAAGCTTATAAATGAACCGGAGCGCATAATTAATGTTCCCGAAGCAAAGTACCTCGAGAGGCCGTCTTCTCTTGAAGTACGTCCCGTCTCTGAACAGATCACCATTGACGTAACTTCTCATGGTTCAATCTCGTCTCACCCTACTCCATCCCTTACCAAGGATGGCTATGtcgatttgaaatattatcataACAAACTGTGGTAAAATTGCGGCAGCTCTAAGGGTTCCATTATTGTCGTTTCatgtttaaatttgaatctctAGTAGATATAGCTTATTATAAGGTGTAAACCAAAGCTTTTACGGTAAATCGTCTATTCGTTTCAAGAGGAGTAATACTAGCTGCCAGGCTGTAGGATAGGTTACAAGTAGTGTTCTCTCATACAACGTTATAATATGTCTACTTGTTTCGTTGCGTTAGTACTATTAGGAGGGCTGAAAAGTTTGTAGACTGACACATAGTTGGCGCAATAGTATAAactaatatgatttttatactGGACGCCCCAAAGACCGAttaaaacatcaaaaaaaaGTCCACGAATAAATTTTGGATAGCCGAAAAGAGATGTTGATTAAGATAGCTGAGAGCCTTCAAAGAGAGATATCAAAGTAACGTGTTCAACATATCCTAGatgaatatttgtataaacgAATTGATGATTCTGAGCAGTGTTTGAAGCTGTTCAATCGTAATAAATCCAAATTTATTGCACCATATTCTCCATATTTCGCCCCCAGCGACTTTTTCCTGTTCGCAGACTTCAAGAGAATGCTCGTTGAACAGAAATTTTGCGCTGGAGAAGAGGTAATCAAACTTAAGCCCATTTTGAGGCTAAAGGCTCGTACTATAAaattacgaaaaaaattatgacCGCTATAATCGTTGTATCGCTCTCGAAGACAACTATTGgacaatcaaatcaaattctctaaaaaaaaatattatgtctatGTATACAATGTCCTACGAACTTTTCAGCCAGTGGGCTTCAAGTGTGAAGTCTATCTAATAAtcattgaaattaatatatgttataccGGCGCTTGTTATTTAAGTAAGTATTAACTGCTTAAATGTCGGGTACTAATTTATGTGGTAACTATAATGTTTACAAATCAATTGcacaaagtattatttatttattaatttaatcgatgttgttaagtattaataagttattaaattttatataagtggCTTTAATCGGCGTTTAAGTTATCTGTTACATTCCCATTGATGGCATTTTTATTGTCACATTGTGTTACGGAGCGGAAGATTTTACTGAaaggatatttttaaatgctcaaataatatttaaaatgttgaaattTTTTGGCCAATTCAAATTTATGAACACGTTTTGGATTTGCTCTTTTATGTGTAGTTTCCTGGCACCTgtgataaatttatattttgattaacttATAAGTGCTATGTTTTAATACTCGTGCTAATGAAAAAAACACGGGATCAATTTAAACGGTAGTCACGAGGCatgtttacattattatttttactaaatatttttgattttcaattaaattattattaataatgtttgttttaattttcctgaagttaaaatatacctatgaaaatcatacataaaaaacggtttatctggatttccggcaaaacaaAAGTCCTATGGGAAAAAGtcaaatggcaaagttgtagataatcaaaagatctaaaactttgtatttaaatttttttctcataacctcaaaatttatgtcaaaaattcaaaaaaccaaaatgttggttttttatttttatgttttacaaaatttattttttccacacgaaatttggtgaaaacatACCTTTGTATGTCCTAAATACGCTGtacttttatttgatttgaaatatttattttttcaccttattttgaattaatatcgaaaaagcaccctaattttcaatcgaaaattcacccttaaataaaaagattgccttaaaattgataaatttgaattttcgttgttttatttcaatttaaaatcctATACCTCTAAATTGATCATCCTTTATATATAAGGGGGTAATATAGGTATCAGTAGGAAtatggtgatcagccttctctTCACATGAGTACATTGAAAGCGAAAAAATAATTGGCAGAGACTACTTACTACCTTACTTTAGTAAAGTTGCATCtcgctttaaaaaaaaaaaaaaactaagctATAACCATTGTTTTACCACCAAAgggatttaaataactaaaaagataTTTGGGAAACTGCTCAAAACATGCCAAAAACCTATCAAATAGCGTATGTTGCGTTGACTTTAGAGTTTAAACAGCGTACTCCAATTCGCTTACTAAACAGTAGATTTAAATAGGTTCACCAATAAGTGGTTTCCTTAAATCGTTGTTAACTAATGGGACTGATTCTGTAGCAGggttcataaattaaaatacaaaattaaagaaaacctTTTATTTGACAATACAATTTCAACCTTTCGCATGTAATCAATTACTATCTTTGGATTCTATTAGCTATAATGATACAGAGAAGTAGAGATCGAATGGAAACACCTGTAAGTGGGAAAATAATGTTCTGTAGAATCACCGTGAACTTGTAAGCAGGAATCATTTTGTGTAAACGTTACTTCTACAATACAAAGCGCAATAAAGTCGTTAATATAGTCCTGTCAATTAGTTCATGGTTAATCTCCAGAgcattaatacatattactaGCTTAGTATGGTTAGGACTTGTTgtacatgaaaaatataaattaatacagaCCTAAATAACCATGGCATATGAAAACCTGGTCTTTCATGGTTTTTTCTTCTAAATATatgaagaatttaaatttaatagccgtttaaaaaagatttttattgtaaaacatATTCTGGTCCAAATTTTACTCGGACCTTACAGTCgtcaatgtaataataatgacataTTTACACTCAGCCCTGTCAGACACAGAAGTGGGTCAGTGAAGTAAATAGGTCACTCGCGTAGCCAGTGCTCACGCCCATCGCTGTGACTCTTGCATGTGAGCACTGATGGCCACGTTATTCCAGTACATATAAATGGTTATATTTCCAGCAGTGGGGCAGAAGTAGACAATTATAGAGCAATCAATGCCGTACATATATGAAAGAATGTggcattaaattataatcaataaaatacactCAAACAAGTACCAACCATACTAAAACCATTGATTAACGGATAGTTACAACAATTTGTTTGATGAGTAACGAATCGTTAATGTAGCTATCTCTAAGTGTACAAAGCTGGAACTACTATATACAATGTGGTAAAATCATACAGCCGTATTACAAAACGTAGACTAGATATACCGCGTTTTATAATAAGACCGATAATCTATGTGTTATATTGAGGTGTTAAAAAGTAACTTTGCTTCAAGACTTGACTGAACtgacattacattaaaaaaaatactaactcattaaaaatgtttgtaaaataaatgcatataaagaaaaataaaatatattttttaattcaaataaatatacataaatccATCAATATAACACACGGTACGATATATGTTCACAAACCGATCTTTATATTTGATCACTggtaaacttaatataattttagaaaatacaggatattacaatttctatagaaaaaatacgttattataattaaatagacaTTGAAGTAGAGTAATATAGGTGCATATCTCTGAACGCAGTCCAATTAATATTCCATACACCAGTTTTTTACTTACGTTAAAACGACTTTTGAACCTACGTAATTAGTAATTTTGTCCCACTATTTAATGCTTTTTGACAAATCTAAATATTAGTACCACCAGGGCGTACaactaagtattttttattattctatgtTAACTCATAATAAATCTACAGTAAATCTACTGATGTCTATTTTAAGCAATATGTTGCAATTGATTGAGAGCGCTGATATGACGATTAAACTGTGTTTCCACCTGATCTACCATAGTAGGTTGAGTATATCATAGAATGAATGAaaccttattaaaaaacaactcATTTTACTGTTTTCAAGTGTCAAATAACTTTAACGCTATGTGTTTCACGTTTATAAAAACGGGTATCTATAAATTCAAAAGACGTTTTCACATCGCACACGTCTGTCATAAATTCGTATATTGAGCTTCTTCACCTTCGGTCCAATCCCATTGAACTGATTCAGAGTGCtccatataataatattacacgCAAATGTTCCAGTAAATAGTCTCTAAGGCCGATCGGCATATACGGTTAAGCGTTATCTACAAACTTACCCcctataaaaactaaacggTGCAACAAGCGTTTTAACCAGAAAACATCTCTTTTCAatacagcgtaaacacaattagatagaaagagacaaaggTAGTCTAAAGAGacactgatttagtttttatgaagagGATAGGAGTACTAAATGTTTCATTTGGGAAATACAAAACCTTACGATGACTTATAATAGTGATGTACGCAAATAATACTTACGTATCCTtacaatttgtaataataaagacTAGCATATCCTGTTAAATaacgttttatataaatggttACCTATATATAGTATTTCACCTAAGATACCTTAaataatttcgataaatataatgaaaaaaaagaaaaaaaaaagaacacCTGTTGAGCATATTCCGATTAAGAAGCCGTATCACAGCACGCTAACTTAAATAGAAATCTTATATTAAGCTTGACCCGGGgtccaaaaaaattataaactttacGAAAATAGGCCAACCAACGGTCCACAAATGACCAACTTGAAAATAATCATGACTGTTGGTCCGAAAATACTtactaaatatacaaaaatgctAGAGCGGTAGGAGGCAGTAGATAGGAAAGCGACAGGAATGTTTGCGGGAGTCGGAAGATGCTTCTTTCATATCACAGCTCATTCATTGTGGAAAtcgtgtttaaatattttaatattgacattGGAATTAAAGAATTAACTTCTAAAAACGCaacattgtttaaaaatttagtactgatgaaatatgtttttattgaaatgttagaACATTAAATTGTACCACTAGAAATGATAGTAAAGagattttcaataaatatactgTTTAAAACAATTGGCATGCATTTATGTAACTAAAGgtctttgaaaaaaaaattatgagcTGTGTATGAACCGCGAAAGAGCCGAAATATTGTTGGAAATGTAAATATCCCAAACAACATTCGGTGAGGCTAAATGCAATCACTAAACCTACTTACTATGGAATGAAACGACCTCGAAACTACAAAATTGAGGTCATTCtcacttattataaattgaactGTAAAGCTCGTCACATCGGACGCCATTTTGACGCTTGCGCTAATTAAGTTGTAAGCAATCTGTGATTTAAAATGTTTCGCGTCAGATAATGTGAGCTTAGGCCAAGACTCATAGACAAGTGAGTGCGAACTGAATCAGTAACTTGGCAGATGACAGTTCGCAATTCTCTCGGAGTTTTAAACTTTCAAGGCCGTGTTTCTTACTTACATACTTAAAGAGTATTTGCGACTCCTCAACACTCCCAATTTTTGGCacagaaaaataatcatactgcatgaattttttttgactttgaccCCATTGATATTTTGAGTCTATTATGCAGAAAAGGGCGTTTTCTAGCTGCTAGTATATTTAGGAGCCACTTATTACGAAAGCTTCATAAAAAACCGGCAACCTGTTTCATGCATTCTCGATATTTTATCACCTTTATCTATTTACAAACGTAGAGAAAAAATGACTCCTAAATCTATAGCAGTATCTACAACGTTGGCTCATTTTCATATCTGTAAAGCCTCAGAAATTTTCCCGTTGCAttgaattagtaaaaaaatgtttttgattaaattcGTGAGAACGAATATGGCGTTATTGTCGCCACAAAATTCAAGtgaatattttgttgttaatCGAAAATCCTTAAGCTTTACATCAATAAAcccttaaaaattaaatttagcgCCCTTCATATAATTCGTTTGCAACTACAAAATTATTCACTTCAGTCTTTACAAAGGAATATGTTCGCAAATTCtaaattgttaaattacaTACATCTTGTACTAatctttaattttgtaaatcaTAACCTTTGTACTAAAATACACTAAAACTAAAGAGTATTTGCtggtaattaatatgaaacgCGTGTCTTTGGTTGTTAtccattttatatattgttacgATAGAGCATTGACGGAAATGTTATATCATGCTCTAATATAGTTAAATTGTGATATATACAGCTATGTATCagcaaaatttatttctgCGTTAATtctgaattattttaagaatatttgaTTTGTGATAATGTGACATAGAAAATTTCCGCATTTTATGAATGTTTAATAAACGTGTTAATACAGACATTTTGGCAGAAACGTTGCGAATGAATTGAGAAGCGATATATGACAGAACATTGGTGAAattcacgtttttttttactttatgaaCTTGAcgctaatataaatatatattacgatAGTATGTATTATGTAGTTTATAGACGCTAGTATGTATGCCTTCGTAGCTTAGTTAATTAATTGCGATGATCGAGGTCAAATCTATAACTTTATGGTAGGCACATATCAACTGCCCATAGACACAGAAATGTGTGTACTCTGTCTCCTCTAAACAAGTCACACGAATGTTTCATTAAttacacattttaaataagttactTCAGAACTCCATACAGCTTGAAGGCTTAAGCGCGACATTTTAAgtcttaatattatcttttaaaatattaatacaatataaagaaaaaatctcAATGCATttgttaataatacaaaatataaagaatagtGTAGCAAGTGTTGCTTGATGTGATGTAATCAAGTGGCAGTCGAAAAAAAGCGAATTtatctgaaaatatatttaaatcgttACCATGTAACTTGCtgaaactatataaaaatcggGAAATATTGACGTTATAATTATTAGAGAGTGCCTATTGAAACGGAAATCTGTTTTACAGAGTAGCTCGTCAGAAAATGTTTAGTCACAAACAGTTGGAGCACATGATATCAAATATCTTTTATAAggcatttattaaaaaatgtgatataaaacatttaatcatGGAAgtataaactaattttatattagacatttctcatttaatatacatacctATGCACAATATTAGCGAGATCCCTGAGTGCTTGTTCCACTCCATCAGCCAGGTGATGATGATGAGGCGCCGGTGAAGCCAGGGCTCTAGCCTCACATTCCAATCGCGTAGCGGCAGCTCTTAGCTGCACGCGCAATTGTGGTGCGCACCTAAAAAGTACTTATCATTAGATAACTAAGGGGGCggtcaagtattacgtaagcataTTTACTACAAAATTTAGCACACCTATTGATAATACTCGAATAATATCCAATTAGTGAAAGATGACCTTTTTCGAAGTCAGTTAAACACACTTACCTGCTAGCAGAAGCTGCAGACATACACGCACTGCTTAGGCGTGCAAGTCGCTCGGACGTTTGGAGACGCCATAACGATCCACGACCGCCGCTTCCGCCGCAGCCACGACGGACCTAGAGTTTATTAGATAACCATGAAACAATAGAAAAGTTTCtgtaaaaatagtatattatatattaacactTTGTACAGTCTataccaataataaaaataaatcaatggcgcgacaacctttttaggtctgggcctcagatttctgtatctgtttcatgaccatTGGTAAtgtaaaaggcaagtaggtgatcagccttctgtgcctgacgcacgccgttgacattttgggtctaaggcaagacggtttcctcacgatgtttttcttcaccgttcgagcgaatgtttaaaGCGCTCatggaaagaaagtccattgatgcacagccggggttcgaacctacgacctcagggatgatgTCTAACACCAATAATATTGACAATTATTTCAAAGTTCAAAAACTTTACCTCATTCGTGCAGCATTCCAAAGACATTCTTAACGCAGCAAGAGAGTCGTTATCCTCACTGTCTGCATTTGCAGACAAAGGGGTGGCATAAATACCACCTTTCCCCAAAGGCCGACCACGTATGGACGGCTTACTAGCCACCGCTGGCTTATCATCACGCCGAGTTTGCAAACTTCCACATCGGCCTAGCCCTGACCTATCATCAGGAGATCCATCTTCTATCTCATCTTTTGGCTTCATTTTAGGACTCAAGCGTTCATCACTCTCTTTATTCTCCCATAGCTTCTTAAGGCTACTTATGCTGCCCGTGCTACGGCGTTTATCATCTTCATCACCACCACTCGTATCTAAAGATCCACTCTCGGACCTCTTCTTATCAGAATCATCACTTTTACTCGAAAGATCTTTTCTAGAATCTTCCGGAGAATTCTCAACTTTCTTTAGTTGGCCGTTAGTAGAAGGCGAAGTGCTGTCGACTTTCCGCAAACGTGATTTGAAATCGATTATGGATCTGCCAGATTCGTCTGATTCCTTTGTATTGTTTACTCTGTTGGTCTCAACCTTTTTAAGTTGCGACTTGAAGTCTGTGTTGGTCTTAGTGTCGAGACCAGGTTTTTTGTCAATATTATTGTTGTACGATGTCTTCCTGAGACTCGCTTTGAGATCAATTGGGGAGACCTTTTCTTTTGTCTCGGGTTTGGACTCTTTCTTGTCACCCTTTCGGAGGGCTTCCATGTTTAAGCTCTCCGACAATTCGGAGACTAATCTCGTGACAGGGTCACCGAACGATGTGTGCATCTCGAGGATTTCATGAGGGGGTGATTCCTTGAGTTTCTGCTTCTTCTTGTCGGCGCGCTCTTTGATTTCCGCGACCAGCTTCAGTTCGAGCATTTCCTTCATGATTTGTTTTGCTGGTTTTTCTTCCATTTCGGTGGGTGTTTCTAGTCTGTCCGCCGTGTCGGTGCCGGCGTTGCAGCAATCTGGTGGTGGGGGCGGTGGGGGTGGTTGCGGTGTATCTTCGGGCGGAGGGGGAAGGTCTGGGGGAGGAGGGGGAAACTCTAATTCAGCAAGCCTTGGTCGGGGTTTGATAGGACTGTTGGTGAATGATCTAAGAGGGGGAGCCGCGCGCGCCGCTCTGGGCGAAGCCGGCGTAGGGGCAGTTACACCTCCCGAAGAATTTGATCGTATCATGTGGGGTTGAGATCTGGCAGTTTTAGGCGATAGAGATCTAGCTTCATCTTGATGGGGTTCGCGAGGCGAGCTCGGAGCGCAGGGGGCGCCACTTTGACGAAGCGACTCCAAATAGGCTCCGATGCGAGCGCCTTTCGGAAGTGTTCCGTAGCGATTTATTGCGCGTTTCACGTTCTGAACTTCAAGCGCTGCTACTTGTACACCCTGCTGTAATAGTCAAGATTTTTATGTTAGCCCTGTACTACCTATGTATCtatttcaaatattcataataaataaggcCAATAAAATAGGATTCAAACTATACCATTTACTACGTACAGACTGCTAAGTATAGACGCACACaaccatatattttatacaagtaACAAATTTGTAGGCTGTAGAAGAcgatcttaaaaaataaattacttcaaTTGCTATCTAGATTAAAGTTAACGCAAATCATTactgataaaatattaaaacaaaa is a window from the Pieris napi chromosome Z, ilPieNapi1.2, whole genome shotgun sequence genome containing:
- the LOC125062422 gene encoding uncharacterized protein LOC125062422 isoform X4, which gives rise to MMMKFTINTVLKQEISKIDHVFLPADFQGNVSQIRLVQEYLKNVVNWIGEKSTKAQGLSKTLTSMDKLRSSEHILYLLKDAEGNKNNSTSGRSTPTLPTVGSVGRYAAQQPPSSMNWVIHGGDNRRYNTEIPARPKTTSESKADQSLVIDELKLINEPERIINVPEAKYLERPSSLEVRPVSEQITIDVTSHGSISSHPTPSLTKDGYVDLKYYHNKLW